In Pleurocapsa sp. PCC 7319, the following are encoded in one genomic region:
- a CDS encoding glycerol-3-phosphate acyltransferase gives MNLTPIWGSLTVFIICPLLGGLPLIDWITYTLTGRQLRKLGTGNISVSAAFYHGGKLAGVCAVVSEAAKGIIAVLLARIFFSTGSVWEIIAIISVVLGRYWMGKSAGTTNAVWGIVAHDAIAAGIVWLISLISFTIIRDRLLGKYGALVLLVVIIGLRNPHQPEYAIATFALASLLAWIYQNIPDDLDLASSSGQANTSNLFRFFQGDKNIITLDSKLNPNQVGSKAANLALLKRQGYPIADGWILRPGDDSKTLVAKLKPSAVSPLIVRSSAIGEDSPTASAAGQYHSILDVTSREQLQSAIIDCQTSYLQNNAIEYRRHNRQADNSMAILIQKQIEGIYSGVAFSRDPVDHLTDAVAIEALPGRATKIVSGKYTPQRYRVVIPEASLDSEHQDNKPITVFQENVRDDANGVVIPQEIIESVALLAREMEDLFEGIPQDIEWTYDGEQIWLLQVRPITTLQPLWTRRIAAEVIPGKIRPLTWSINQPLTCGVWGKLFTIVLGARAKDLNFEETATLHFASAYFNVTLLGTIFRRMGLPPESLEFLTRGAKFSKPPLMSTIKNLPGLWRLAQREWNLVKHFERDRQKIFAPILSELEAQAVDELSPREIIDRIKTILELLDKATYYNILAPLSLAIRQAIFKVEETELDQSQTPEIKAASSLADVASETRKLLSTEEITLDSSASLFAHIAENNEGASIIERFNLWLDQYGYLSEVATDIAVPRWRDKPSIPRQMFTRFFFDAHGARQAQSSAKTSAQSWQAKLVQTRLNLKGTVGEIYNKLLANLRWSFLALEQQWLNSNLINQPGDIFLLKLPEIILITENKEPDFIKQLPQLIEQRTEKWCREKSLTQVPRLVYGKPEASVWTTPIILDPQQKMQGIGTSTGQIEGVVRVISSLQQATQIDKQTIIVVPYTDAGWSPILARAGGLISEVGGRLSHGAIVAREYNIPAVMDLANATQIFQDGQKVRINGQTGIVEILP, from the coding sequence ATGAACCTGACACCAATTTGGGGTTCCCTAACTGTTTTCATAATCTGTCCTCTTCTGGGCGGGCTACCCCTTATAGACTGGATAACTTACACTCTTACTGGTCGTCAGCTAAGGAAGCTAGGGACTGGAAATATTTCAGTGTCAGCAGCTTTTTATCATGGTGGGAAGCTGGCAGGAGTTTGTGCTGTAGTTTCCGAAGCGGCTAAAGGAATAATCGCTGTATTATTAGCTAGAATTTTTTTCTCTACAGGTTCAGTTTGGGAGATTATAGCCATAATTTCCGTGGTACTCGGACGTTATTGGATGGGAAAAAGTGCGGGAACAACCAATGCTGTCTGGGGAATCGTGGCTCATGATGCGATCGCCGCTGGCATAGTGTGGTTGATTAGTTTGATTAGTTTTACGATTATTCGCGATCGCCTGTTAGGTAAATATGGCGCCTTAGTCTTGTTAGTGGTAATTATCGGGTTGCGCAATCCCCATCAACCAGAATATGCGATCGCCACTTTTGCTCTAGCTAGTCTATTGGCTTGGATTTATCAAAACATTCCAGATGATCTAGATTTAGCCAGCAGTTCAGGACAAGCGAACACTAGTAATCTGTTTCGTTTTTTTCAGGGAGACAAAAATATTATTACTTTAGACAGTAAGTTAAATCCGAATCAGGTAGGCTCCAAAGCAGCCAATCTTGCCTTACTCAAACGACAAGGATATCCTATTGCCGACGGTTGGATTTTACGTCCCGGAGACGATTCCAAAACCTTGGTGGCAAAACTAAAGCCTTCTGCTGTATCTCCCTTAATCGTTCGTTCTTCTGCCATCGGAGAAGATTCTCCAACAGCCTCAGCAGCAGGACAGTATCACAGTATTCTAGATGTGACTAGCAGAGAACAATTACAGTCGGCGATCATCGACTGCCAAACTTCCTATCTACAAAATAACGCCATTGAGTATCGTCGTCATAATCGCCAAGCAGATAATTCGATGGCGATTTTAATTCAAAAACAAATTGAGGGTATATATAGTGGAGTTGCCTTCAGTCGCGATCCTGTCGATCATCTAACCGATGCTGTGGCGATCGAAGCCCTTCCCGGTCGAGCTACTAAAATTGTCTCAGGTAAATATACCCCCCAAAGATATCGTGTTGTTATTCCTGAAGCTTCTCTAGATTCGGAACATCAGGATAATAAACCAATCACCGTCTTCCAAGAAAATGTTCGTGATGATGCCAATGGAGTAGTTATTCCCCAAGAAATCATCGAATCAGTGGCATTACTCGCCAGGGAAATGGAAGACTTGTTTGAAGGTATTCCCCAAGACATTGAGTGGACTTATGACGGTGAACAGATCTGGCTGCTACAGGTACGTCCCATTACTACTCTCCAACCTCTCTGGACACGACGGATTGCAGCTGAAGTAATTCCTGGTAAAATTCGTCCACTAACTTGGTCAATTAACCAACCTCTAACTTGTGGTGTTTGGGGAAAATTATTTACCATCGTTCTGGGCGCTCGCGCTAAAGACTTAAACTTTGAAGAGACTGCCACCCTCCATTTTGCTAGTGCCTATTTTAATGTCACTCTTTTAGGGACAATTTTTCGTCGCATGGGGTTGCCGCCAGAAAGTTTGGAATTTTTAACTAGAGGAGCAAAATTCAGCAAACCTCCTTTAATGTCCACCATCAAAAACTTACCTGGACTGTGGCGGTTGGCACAAAGGGAGTGGAACTTAGTCAAACATTTTGAGCGCGATCGCCAAAAGATTTTTGCTCCCATCTTATCTGAGCTGGAAGCACAAGCAGTTGATGAATTATCTCCTAGAGAAATTATTGACAGAATTAAGACAATTTTAGAATTACTTGATAAAGCTACCTACTATAACATTCTTGCTCCTTTGAGTTTAGCCATACGTCAGGCAATTTTTAAGGTAGAGGAAACAGAACTAGATCAAAGTCAAACTCCAGAAATAAAAGCAGCCAGTTCCTTGGCAGACGTAGCATCAGAAACTCGAAAATTACTGTCTACAGAAGAAATTACTCTCGACTCTAGTGCTTCTCTTTTTGCCCACATTGCCGAAAATAATGAAGGAGCCAGTATTATTGAGCGATTCAATCTCTGGCTAGACCAATACGGCTATCTTAGTGAAGTGGCAACCGATATTGCTGTTCCCCGTTGGCGAGATAAACCAAGTATCCCCAGACAAATGTTTACTCGCTTTTTCTTTGACGCTCATGGAGCTAGACAAGCTCAATCATCTGCCAAAACATCTGCTCAATCTTGGCAAGCTAAGTTAGTACAAACAAGACTCAACCTCAAAGGTACTGTAGGAGAAATATATAATAAGTTACTAGCAAATCTACGCTGGAGTTTTTTAGCATTAGAACAACAGTGGTTAAATAGTAATTTAATTAATCAGCCTGGAGATATATTCCTCCTGAAATTGCCAGAAATCATTTTGATTACAGAGAATAAAGAGCCTGATTTTATTAAACAACTCCCTCAACTAATTGAGCAGAGAACAGAAAAATGGTGCAGAGAAAAATCACTAACTCAGGTACCTAGGTTAGTCTACGGGAAACCAGAAGCTTCGGTTTGGACAACCCCCATAATTTTAGATCCTCAGCAAAAAATGCAGGGGATTGGTACTAGTACTGGTCAGATAGAAGGAGTAGTTCGAGTTATATCTAGTCTTCAACAAGCTACTCAAATTGATAAACAGACTATCATTGTTGTTCCCTACACTGACGCAGGTTGGTCACCAATTTTAGCTCGCGCAGGTGGCTTAATCTCAGAAGTGGGTGGTCGACTGTCTCATGGAGCAATTGTTGCCAGAGAATACAACATTCCCGCGGTTATGGATCTGGCTAATGCTACTCAAATTTTTCAAGATGGTCAAAAAGTCAGGATTAATGGTCAGACAGGAA
- a CDS encoding transglutaminase family protein yields MNKFLAKTTVIDWQHPDILQLAQKLASSDINTTTKVCFEWVRDNIYHSSDYKMNPVTCRASEVLQYKTGYCFAKSHLLAALLRANSIHVGFCYQRLSVFDNGAPYSLHGFNAVYLPKYGWYRLDARGNKDGIDAQFNPPQEQLAYGINFPEEIDCRHIFAEPLIQVIQALEENTTWEEMLHNLPDVGRDYLAKF; encoded by the coding sequence ATGAATAAATTCTTAGCCAAGACGACAGTAATTGATTGGCAACATCCTGATATTCTGCAATTAGCTCAAAAACTAGCAAGTTCTGATATTAATACAACTACCAAAGTATGTTTTGAGTGGGTTAGGGATAATATTTACCATAGTAGCGACTACAAAATGAATCCCGTTACCTGTCGCGCATCAGAAGTTTTACAATACAAGACTGGCTATTGCTTTGCCAAAAGTCATCTTTTAGCTGCGTTACTCCGTGCTAACTCAATCCACGTAGGTTTTTGTTATCAGAGGTTGAGTGTTTTTGATAATGGCGCACCCTATTCGCTTCATGGGTTTAATGCCGTATATCTACCTAAATATGGTTGGTATCGTCTAGATGCACGAGGAAATAAAGATGGAATTGACGCTCAGTTTAACCCACCCCAAGAACAATTAGCCTATGGAATTAATTTTCCTGAAGAAATAGACTGTCGGCATATTTTTGCGGAACCTCTAATTCAAGTAATTCAAGCTTTAGAAGAGAATACCACTTGGGAAGAGATGTTACATAATTTACCTGATGTAGGGCGTGATTATCTAGCTAAATTTTAA
- a CDS encoding DUF1868 domain-containing protein, producing MDESYQDYINRVARLTLPSACSMQLQAVQKSPKFNDGKAASFPGYSVITPLAVEDADNKVFYRQVETIQQNLSQQLEADFFIPLPPDSFHLTIADLIWDDSYRQVVAANSNFDQKLRQQIATSFQQYLDSTSNHKPLTWQLWGVVTRPRAIMASLVPKDQESYESIIELRRAIYQNSGLIGLGIEQQYDFTAHITLGYFGDIPQNLNRDHLCIVLSQINDRLVESELPEFQIEQAQLRKFDDMINYHREPDWATVNFGDY from the coding sequence TTGGACGAATCATATCAAGACTACATAAATCGAGTTGCTAGATTAACCTTACCCAGTGCTTGTTCAATGCAACTGCAAGCTGTTCAAAAGTCTCCTAAATTTAACGACGGCAAAGCAGCATCTTTTCCAGGCTATAGTGTGATTACCCCACTGGCAGTAGAAGATGCAGATAATAAAGTTTTTTATCGACAAGTAGAAACCATACAGCAAAACTTGTCTCAACAACTAGAAGCAGATTTTTTTATCCCTCTACCACCTGACAGCTTTCACTTAACCATAGCCGATCTCATTTGGGATGATAGCTATCGTCAAGTAGTTGCCGCGAATTCTAATTTTGACCAAAAGTTACGGCAACAAATTGCCACTAGTTTCCAACAATATTTGGATTCTACATCCAATCATAAACCACTAACTTGGCAATTATGGGGAGTTGTCACTCGACCTAGAGCAATTATGGCTAGTTTAGTTCCGAAAGACCAAGAAAGCTACGAATCAATAATTGAGTTACGCCGCGCTATATATCAAAATTCAGGATTGATTGGTTTGGGGATTGAACAGCAATACGATTTCACAGCTCATATTACTCTAGGATACTTTGGTGATATTCCCCAAAATTTAAATCGAGATCACCTATGTATTGTTCTGTCGCAAATCAACGATCGCCTTGTAGAAAGTGAACTACCAGAATTTCAGATCGAACAGGCGCAATTGCGTAAATTTGACGATATGATTAATTATCATCGTGAACCTGATTGGGCTACAGTTAATTTTGGTGATTATTGA
- a CDS encoding precorrin-8X methylmutase, which produces MNLTSNLNHPIVEQSFAIIDREVGEHDLGFQKYAIARRVIHATADFEYLNLLRFSPQAIESGIAGLKKGLPIVTDVTMVKQGICNLVAKTFNNPVIAAIEQASIADPGKTRTETGLIRCWEQYPQAIYVIGNAPTALLALCQQLSNSTTIPGLIIGVPVGFVSVTEAKQTLAKLNVPQIRVEGRKGGSPVAASILNALLVLATQ; this is translated from the coding sequence GTGAATTTAACCAGTAATTTAAACCATCCAATTGTTGAGCAAAGTTTTGCAATTATTGATCGTGAGGTTGGAGAACACGATCTCGGCTTCCAGAAATATGCGATCGCCAGACGGGTGATTCATGCTACGGCTGACTTTGAGTATCTTAACTTATTGCGATTTAGTCCTCAGGCGATCGAGTCGGGCATCGCTGGTCTTAAGAAGGGTCTGCCGATTGTTACCGATGTGACGATGGTCAAACAAGGAATTTGCAATTTAGTCGCCAAAACATTCAATAATCCCGTCATAGCTGCCATTGAGCAGGCATCGATAGCCGATCCTGGCAAAACTCGTACCGAAACAGGTTTAATTAGATGTTGGGAACAATATCCCCAAGCTATTTATGTAATTGGTAATGCACCCACCGCCTTACTGGCTCTTTGCCAGCAGCTTTCAAATTCCACAACTATCCCAGGATTAATCATCGGTGTTCCCGTAGGTTTCGTATCCGTAACCGAAGCTAAACAGACTTTGGCTAAGTTAAACGTACCGCAAATCCGAGTTGAAGGTAGAAAAGGTGGCTCTCCTGTAGCTGCTTCTATTTTGAATGCGCTGCTGGTTCTGGCGACACAGTGA
- a CDS encoding alpha-amylase family glycosyl hydrolase — MVASQKISVKSPEQVPNNNVKDWTNIRHYEYPDYNRPLLEIPAAARQKIFERLCFLYGEEQAEQLLPELERVLKVYYAYKPPARIEAESHFDAVNRFTEQDVILITYGDLLRSEKSSPLASLVHILEEVPGFKKAINTLHILPFFPYSSDRGFSVTDFRAVDPKLGSWQDIAKIGDSYKLMFDAVCNHTSSKSKAFQKLLSGNPEYKDIATVYQSPDELSPEDRQMIVRPRTNDLLTKFQSINGPIWVWTTFSTDQIDLNYSNPKVLLWVIETLLLYVRRGADLIRLDAVTYLWQIPGTSCANLEQTHETIKLFHDIFDLVAPGVALITETNIPHEQNIGYFGNGDDEAQMVYNFALPPLVLHTFYREDTTALAEWAKNLEFPANTCTYLNILDTHDGIGLMGVKNILPSEDVQYLISRAREHGAFISYRTGAGGYDEPYEINSTWFSALNLDSGNEPLAIQIKRFVASRSIALVLKGVPGIYLHGLIGTSNDVDTVIKTKSKRDINRQIISETVIDQELQLPNSKLSQLTRALGKLLETRVQQSAFHPQGEQQILSLSDKCFVVLRIAPDSEEHILTVTNVSNQVCQLEIPLSELKINGSDSVVGNNAPENNNYWYDLIGNRGWRVQQQKIFLVLHPYDVVWLVPYVELEKSIENQD; from the coding sequence ATGGTTGCTAGTCAGAAAATTAGTGTCAAATCCCCAGAACAGGTTCCAAATAACAATGTAAAAGATTGGACCAATATTCGTCATTACGAATATCCAGATTACAATCGACCATTATTAGAAATTCCTGCGGCAGCTAGGCAAAAAATCTTTGAACGCTTATGCTTTCTCTATGGTGAAGAGCAGGCTGAGCAATTGCTCCCCGAATTAGAGCGTGTTCTCAAAGTGTACTACGCTTACAAACCGCCTGCTAGAATCGAAGCTGAAAGCCATTTTGATGCTGTTAATAGATTTACAGAACAAGATGTGATTCTAATCACCTATGGCGATCTGCTGCGCAGTGAAAAATCATCTCCTCTAGCAAGCTTGGTTCACATTTTGGAAGAAGTACCTGGCTTCAAGAAAGCAATTAATACCCTACACATTCTGCCATTTTTCCCCTACTCTTCAGATCGGGGATTTTCCGTGACTGATTTTCGCGCAGTAGATCCTAAATTGGGTTCCTGGCAAGATATTGCCAAAATTGGAGACTCTTATAAGTTAATGTTTGATGCGGTGTGTAACCATACTTCATCTAAGAGTAAGGCGTTTCAAAAATTGTTAAGTGGCAATCCTGAATATAAAGATATTGCTACAGTTTACCAATCTCCAGATGAATTGAGTCCAGAAGATCGTCAAATGATAGTGCGCCCTCGTACAAACGATCTTTTGACTAAATTCCAAAGCATCAACGGTCCAATCTGGGTGTGGACTACTTTTTCTACCGATCAAATTGATTTAAATTACAGTAATCCCAAAGTCTTACTATGGGTCATTGAAACTCTGTTGTTGTATGTCCGTCGCGGAGCTGATTTGATTCGCTTAGATGCTGTTACCTACCTGTGGCAAATTCCGGGGACATCATGTGCCAATCTAGAGCAAACTCATGAAACGATTAAACTTTTTCATGATATTTTTGATTTGGTTGCTCCGGGAGTAGCTCTAATTACCGAGACGAATATTCCTCACGAACAAAATATTGGTTATTTCGGTAATGGGGATGACGAGGCGCAAATGGTTTACAATTTTGCCTTACCTCCTTTGGTGCTACATACTTTTTATCGTGAAGACACAACTGCTTTAGCTGAGTGGGCAAAAAACCTGGAGTTTCCTGCTAACACTTGCACCTATCTTAATATTTTAGATACTCATGATGGTATTGGCTTGATGGGAGTCAAAAATATTCTGCCATCCGAAGATGTTCAATATCTGATTAGCCGAGCTAGAGAACATGGAGCATTTATATCCTATCGTACTGGAGCAGGAGGTTATGACGAACCTTATGAAATTAACTCCACTTGGTTTAGTGCTTTAAATTTAGATAGTGGCAATGAACCTCTAGCTATTCAAATTAAGCGTTTTGTTGCTTCGCGCAGTATAGCCTTAGTATTAAAAGGTGTGCCAGGAATTTATCTACATGGTTTGATTGGGACTAGTAATGATGTGGACACAGTAATTAAAACTAAGTCCAAACGAGATATCAACCGTCAGATAATTTCCGAAACTGTTATCGATCAAGAATTACAATTACCTAACTCTAAATTGTCCCAACTAACTCGAGCTTTGGGCAAATTACTAGAAACCAGAGTTCAACAGAGCGCTTTTCATCCCCAAGGCGAACAACAAATTCTAAGTCTTTCCGACAAATGCTTTGTCGTTTTAAGAATTGCACCTGACAGCGAAGAGCATATTCTGACTGTGACCAATGTCTCCAACCAAGTTTGTCAACTAGAAATCCCCTTATCTGAACTTAAAATAAATGGCTCTGATTCAGTTGTTGGCAATAATGCTCCAGAAAATAATAATTATTGGTACGATTTAATTGGTAATAGAGGATGGAGAGTCCAGCAACAAAAGATTTTCCTGGTTTTGCATCCCTATGATGTTGTTTGGCTAGTTCCCTATGTGGAGTTAGAAAAAAGTATCGAGAATCAAGATTAA
- a CDS encoding mannosyl-3-phosphoglycerate phosphatase, whose protein sequence is MRYIVVTDLDGTLLDHQTYEFTPALNAIAELSRQEIPIILNSSKTQAEILAIRRELENQEPFICENGGILCLSSDESSDSINSQGSTTQYLGVPRHQFLSSLDLIKEKLGLNYQGFAQSSVEDVVSWTGLTASDAHKAMQRQATEPLLWHDSEEALDTFRQELKKLALQCVKGGRFHHVMGLFNKASCFPQLKEYYSQHWQKEIGIIALGDSPNDLPMLEQADYAVVIPSAKGGNLQPNQSSVFFATQPGPHGWQEGIDFWLKSIH, encoded by the coding sequence ATGAGGTATATTGTTGTTACTGACTTGGATGGTACGTTATTAGATCATCAAACCTACGAATTTACTCCTGCCTTAAATGCGATCGCCGAATTATCGCGACAAGAAATTCCCATCATTCTTAATTCCAGTAAAACTCAGGCAGAAATCTTAGCAATTCGGAGGGAACTAGAGAACCAGGAACCTTTTATCTGTGAAAATGGAGGTATTCTCTGCCTAAGTAGTGATGAGTCAAGTGATTCTATTAATTCCCAAGGCTCAACGACTCAATATTTGGGTGTTCCCAGGCATCAGTTTCTGAGCAGTTTAGATTTAATCAAAGAAAAGTTAGGGCTTAACTATCAAGGATTTGCTCAATCTTCCGTAGAAGATGTTGTAAGTTGGACTGGATTGACCGCCTCAGACGCTCACAAAGCAATGCAGCGACAGGCAACCGAACCACTGTTATGGCATGATTCAGAGGAGGCATTAGACACTTTTCGGCAAGAATTAAAAAAATTAGCCTTGCAATGTGTCAAAGGGGGCAGATTTCATCATGTGATGGGTCTGTTTAATAAAGCTAGTTGTTTTCCCCAATTGAAGGAATATTACTCCCAGCATTGGCAAAAAGAGATCGGAATTATTGCTTTGGGAGATAGTCCAAATGATTTACCGATGTTAGAGCAAGCCGATTATGCAGTTGTAATTCCTTCAGCAAAGGGGGGTAATTTGCAACCTAATCAAAGTTCTGTTTTCTTTGCTACTCAACCTGGTCCTCATGGATGGCAAGAAGGCATTGACTTTTGGTTAAAGAGTATACATTAG
- a CDS encoding glycosyl transferase, with protein sequence MADFFQNGEITTLHDLHSRSVASLEAELLYISQQSPMALVLPCLFSELEGPALGNILDELSQVKYLDQIIIGLDQATEAQFKYALKYFARLPQKHKILWNDGPRMKAVHELLLEEGLAPNERGKGFNVWYCMGYFLSCGTAKTLALHDCDILTYEKGLLAKLFYPVANPKFEFKFCKGYYYRQANNKLNGRVMRLLVSPLVRSLKRIFRDNAFLDYIDSFRYPLSGEFSMAAEVVNNVRIPYDWGLEIGILDDVYRNYNLNKICQVDIANAYDHKHQELSFQDRDRGLSRMSIDICKALFRKMAANGQVFSQEIFRTLKATYYRTALDYVERYHSDAIMNGLTLDRHNEEKAIELFAQSIIHAGNAFLQNPQLRPVIPSWNRVISADANILQKIHDAVEADNTEIDRQKVLEVAINN encoded by the coding sequence ATCGCTGACTTCTTTCAAAATGGAGAGATAACCACTCTACATGATTTACACAGCCGTTCTGTCGCGTCTCTAGAAGCAGAACTATTATATATATCTCAGCAATCGCCCATGGCTCTGGTTTTGCCATGTTTATTTTCTGAGTTAGAAGGACCTGCCTTAGGTAATATTCTTGATGAACTTTCCCAAGTCAAATATTTAGACCAAATTATTATTGGTTTGGATCAAGCAACTGAAGCGCAATTTAAATATGCTTTAAAATATTTTGCTCGACTACCTCAAAAACACAAAATTTTGTGGAATGATGGACCGCGAATGAAAGCCGTTCATGAGTTATTGCTTGAAGAGGGTTTAGCTCCCAATGAACGCGGTAAGGGATTCAATGTCTGGTATTGTATGGGATATTTTCTCTCTTGTGGTACTGCGAAGACATTAGCATTGCACGATTGCGATATTCTGACCTACGAAAAAGGACTACTAGCAAAACTGTTTTATCCAGTAGCGAATCCCAAATTTGAGTTCAAGTTTTGCAAAGGCTACTATTATCGTCAGGCTAACAATAAATTGAATGGCAGAGTAATGCGTCTTTTGGTAAGTCCTTTGGTGCGATCGCTCAAAAGAATTTTTCGAGATAATGCTTTTTTAGATTACATTGACAGCTTTCGCTATCCTTTATCAGGAGAGTTTTCTATGGCTGCCGAAGTAGTCAATAATGTGCGTATTCCCTACGATTGGGGATTGGAGATCGGTATACTTGACGATGTTTATCGCAACTATAATTTGAATAAAATTTGTCAGGTGGACATTGCTAATGCCTATGACCATAAACATCAAGAACTTTCTTTTCAAGACCGAGATCGAGGTTTATCTAGGATGTCCATTGATATCTGTAAAGCTTTGTTCCGCAAAATGGCTGCTAATGGGCAAGTTTTTTCTCAAGAAATTTTTAGAACCCTTAAAGCAACTTACTATCGTACCGCACTTGATTATGTAGAACGATATCATAGTGATGCCATTATGAATGGACTGACTTTAGATCGTCATAATGAGGAAAAGGCAATCGAACTATTTGCTCAATCGATTATTCATGCTGGCAACGCTTTTTTGCAGAACCCTCAATTAAGACCTGTAATTCCCAGTTGGAATCGAGTGATTAGTGCTGATGCCAATATTTTGCAAAAAATACATGATGCTGTTGAGGCCGATAACACCGAAATTGACCGCCAAAAAGTACTGGAAGTGGCAATTAACAATTAA
- a CDS encoding saccharopine dehydrogenase family protein, translated as MSKKVLVIGGCGRIGNSVAQDIANHTDAEVTITSRNPQQQVKPPFKFLTLDLAALDQLEKAIASKDLVVHCAGPFHHRDGRVLEACIASKVDYLDVSDHRSFYERVVIHQDQAIAQGVTAILNTGIFPGISNCMTKQGIEQFEQPKKIHLSYVVAGSGGAGLTVMRTTFLGLRNKFAAWIDGKWQDTLPYTEREVIEFPQPYGKTGVYWFDVPETYTFADSFPVETVITKFGSIPDWYNHLTWITAHIFPEAWVTSPKGIEFFSRVSYLMTNVTDKFSGIGVAMRVSITGETAGEPQTYCATMVHGNTAIAAGAGTGTIAQLLLEDKLKQPGIYPVEQALSTELFLEAMASRQIEIVNC; from the coding sequence ATGTCTAAAAAAGTTTTGGTAATTGGAGGTTGTGGCAGAATTGGTAATAGTGTTGCTCAGGATATTGCTAATCATACTGATGCAGAAGTTACTATCACCTCTCGTAATCCCCAACAACAGGTCAAGCCTCCTTTTAAGTTTCTGACTCTAGATTTAGCAGCTCTAGACCAGCTAGAAAAAGCGATCGCCTCTAAAGACTTAGTAGTGCACTGTGCCGGACCATTTCATCATCGAGACGGTAGAGTATTAGAAGCTTGCATTGCTTCCAAAGTAGATTATCTAGATGTGAGCGATCATCGGTCTTTTTATGAACGGGTAGTTATACACCAAGACCAAGCGATCGCCCAAGGGGTTACGGCTATTCTCAATACGGGAATTTTTCCTGGTATTTCTAACTGCATGACGAAACAAGGGATCGAGCAGTTTGAACAGCCTAAAAAAATACATTTAAGTTATGTGGTCGCTGGTTCTGGTGGTGCAGGATTAACGGTGATGCGAACTACTTTTCTGGGATTAAGAAATAAATTTGCTGCTTGGATCGATGGTAAATGGCAAGATACCTTACCCTACACAGAAAGAGAGGTAATTGAGTTCCCTCAACCCTATGGCAAGACTGGAGTTTATTGGTTTGACGTACCAGAAACCTATACTTTTGCTGATTCTTTTCCCGTAGAAACAGTAATTACTAAATTTGGCTCAATTCCCGATTGGTACAATCATTTAACTTGGATTACAGCTCATATTTTTCCCGAGGCTTGGGTCACTAGTCCTAAAGGGATTGAATTCTTTTCCCGTGTAAGTTATCTCATGACCAATGTTACTGATAAATTTAGTGGGATTGGGGTGGCTATGCGAGTATCCATTACAGGGGAAACAGCGGGTGAACCCCAAACCTACTGTGCCACCATGGTACACGGTAATACGGCGATCGCCGCTGGCGCTGGTACGGGAACGATCGCTCAATTGTTATTAGAAGATAAACTAAAACAACCAGGAATTTATCCCGTTGAACAAGCATTATCAACAGAATTATTTTTGGAGGCGATGGCTAGTCGCCAGATTGAAATTGTTAATTGTTAA